A stretch of DNA from Leptospira licerasiae serovar Varillal str. VAR 010:
AAAAATCTCTTAAAGAATTTAATAACGACCACTTAGTAACCTTAATGATTTAATATCAATTCTTTTTGCCCAAAAGGGGGTTTGCAATATTCATTGGGCGAACTTATTTCCAGATGAAACTTCAATTGAGGATAAAAGAAAAAAGAAAACGCTTGTCAAGAAAGTCCTCGAAAATAAAAGTAAAGTCGAAAAATAAATAATGTATTTCTAATATTAATTATATAATATCCAAGTTCCGATAATCGCTATTTATTCTCTTTCGAACACTGGCCGATTAAGTGAAAATTAAATGTAGCTCATTTGGAAGTCAGCCCGGAACAAAGTTGTATATAGAAACCTATATAAATGCTAAACAAGGATTTTGTAAATGGGTAAATTTAAAAAAAGTGTCATCTTAAGTATATTTATATTATTTAATATTGGTATTTATCCCGAGGAACACTACAATTTACCTCCCTTAATCTTAGAAAAAGTTCAGCCGGCAATGGTCGAAGGTATGGAAGTTAACTCGGATCAATGCTATTCATTTTGGGATAAAAATTTAGAGAAAAGGAATCAAGGGATAGATTTCTCAGTAGATGAGGCTATTAAAAATGGAAGGGAGTGGGTAGCAAATCAATACCCTGATAATAATTTTGATATCAAATTAACTAGTATAGGTCTTTATAATAAAGGAATCGGACTTAAATACAGTCAATATTTACGCGGGGTTAAAAGTTTAACATTAGCTGTTCATTTAATTATTGGGAAATACGGCGTTTCAAGTGCATATTTATGCTATCGGAAAATTAGAGAACTTGAGATTCCGAAAAAAACATTCTGCACTGAAGAACAAGCTCTAACGCTCTGGGAGAACCATGCTAAACAAAAGTATAAAGATTACAGCCTAATGGCGACATTTTTGTATTTAGAATATTATAGGATTGAGAATTCAGATTCTTGGAGAATGGAGCCATTTTACAATATAAGAGCTCACGATATTAAAACTGAATTTAGAGTAAATTTATACTCATGTGAAGTTGTTACCTTCGATAGAAAAATTTGAGTGCAACATTTTAGCTTAAAGCGAGATAGTTTACTTATAATCTTTCTTACTAAAAGTGTAACCCATGTGACTGGTTTAAGGTGTTACCTATGTGGTTGATCGTTCAAATATAACAAGAACGCAAAGCGACAGATTGTCCATTATGGGAAGTAAGCTCTATTATATATCCGGCCATCATTCTAAATTAATAAATTTCATCCTCTGGATTCGCATAGCATTCAAAATTGCTAAGAAAGACACCCCCACATCTGCAAAAACTGCCTCCCACATTGTTGCAAGTCCCCCTGCCCCTAAAACTAAGACTATAACTTTGATAGCAAATGTAAGAATTATGTTTTGCCAAACCACTTTCTGCGTTTCTTTCCCAATTCTTACTACAGTTGGTATTTTTGTAGGCTTATCATCCTGAATTACTATATTCGAAATTTCAATTGTTGCATCGCTTCCGATGCCACCCATAGCAATTCCCACATCACTCACTGCAGCTACCGGAGCATCGTTAACTCCATCTCCCACAAATGCGACAGATTCAAATTTAGATTTTAATTCTTTTACCTTTTCTACTTTATTTTCCGGTAAAAGATCACCAAAATAATCCCTCACCCCAATGTTCTCTGCGACAAAGCGAACTACTGAAGACTTGTCTCCACTCAGTATCATTGTTCGTATATTCAAACGATGTAATTCTTCTATAGTTATTCGAGCATCTTCTTTAATTTTATCAGCTATAATAAGATAACCTGCAAATTTATTATCAATAGAAAAAGCAATAGTCGTGTTGATGAAGCTAGCAGGATCTACATTATAACTTATTTGGAACTTATCCAACAGCTTAAAGTTGCCAACTAAAATCTCCCTTCCATTAATTAGCGCTTTCATCCCTAAACCCGGCACTTCTTCTATATTCCCAACGCTCAGATCTCTATTGATTTCACCCACATAATTGTGAACTGCAGTTGCGACCGGGTGAGTAGACTTACTCTCAATTAAATTTATATAATCTAAAACCTTCTTTTTGTCAAAACCAGGACGTATACTGACTTCCTGAATTTCAAATATACCTTCCGTTAAGGTCCCAGTCTTATCCATTACTACATTTCGAATTGAAGCCATCGCATCTAAGTAATTGGATCCTTTAACAAGAATACCACTCTTAGATGCGGCTCCGATCCCGCCAAAATAACCCAACGGAATCGAAATAACCAAAGCACAAGGGCAAGAGATTACCAAAAAGATTAGAGCTCGATAGAACCAATCGTTGAATACATAAGTGTCTAAATAAAAATATGGGATAAAACAAATTCCTACCGCGAGGAGAACGACGATAGGAGTATAGATCTTAGCAAATTTTCGGATAAACTTCTCAGTCGGAGCTTTCTGGGTAGCAGCCGCTTCCATAAGGGTTAAAATTTTTGATAGTTTACTATCCTGATAGGCTGTTGTTATTTTAATTTCAATTACGGAATTTAAATTTATCATACCAGCAAGAACTGTATCACCTTGTCGCTTTGTATCCGGTTTACTTTCTCCGGTTAATGCAGCCGTATTAAAACTCGCTGATTCTGATAAAAGTTCTCCATCTAAAGCCAGTTTTTCACCTGGCTTCAGTTGAATTATCTCTCCAATCAATACCTCAAAGGCCTTCTTTTCAAAATACTCATTTCCGTTCATGATAAGCACTGTATCCGGTCTTTGATCTAGTAAGTTTTTTATATTTAGTTTCGCTCTCTCTACAGATAGGTTTTGAAAAACCTCACCGATAGAGTAAAACAACATCACGGCGACTCCTTCTGGATATTCCTCCAAATAGAATGCCCCCATTGTAGCAATACTCATCAGTAAGAACTCGGTAAATATCTCTCCATCTTTCAAACTTTCCAGGGCCTCTTTGATTACAGGAAACCCAACAGGTATATACGCCAAAAAGTAAAAACTAAACCGAACCCAACCATGAAAGAAGGTATTGGAAAAATAGTTTTCCAGTATAATTCCCAAGATCAAAAGAAGAAATGAAAGTGTTACCGGAAGGAAAACCTTAAGGTTTTTCAGCTTTTCTTCATTCTCTATTTCTTTATTCATATTATAATTCCTTAATAATTATTCTTACATCATTAACAAAGTAGTTAAGGAATTATAATTTATTCTTTCTCTAACCAGTAATAGAAGACTGGTAAGATAATTAGAGTCAAAATCGTTGATGAAACAATTCCTCCAATCACAACTGTCGCTAAAGGTTTTTGAACTTCTGAACCGAGTCCTGATCCGAACGCCATCGGCAAAAATCCGAAAGAGGCTACTAGAGCGGTCATGATAACCGGCCGAATCCGACTAGTTGCTCCTTCAGTTACAGCCTGTTCAACTGTCACTTTAGGATTGTCTCTTAACCGATGAATCGTATCTAATTTTACCAATCCATTCAATACTGCAATTCCGGATAATGCGATAAAGCCTACATATGCAGATACGCTTAAAACCATTCCTCTAAAGAATAGAAACCATATCCCTCCTGTTAAAGCAAATGGAACACAGAAGAATACAAGTATTGCTTGGCGGAATGATCCAAGACCCATGTATAGAACTACGAATATCATAAAGAGTGTTGAAGGAATGATCACCAATAGCTTGGTTTTTGCACTTTCAAGATTCTTTATTTGCCCTCCCCAAAATACAGAGTATCCAGGAGGTATTTGCAGAGAATTTACCTTGTCCTTAGCTTCTTGATAGAAGCTCTCCAAATCTCTTCCTCTTAAATTTACAGACACCGCAACGAAACGCCTTGCTTGATTTCGAGAAATTGTCATCACCTTTTCGGTCTTTTCTATCGAAGACATTAAACGGATTGGAAGCATCCCACCATCTTGTGTACCAATGTTTATATTGGCAATTTCCGCCTCACGATTTCTAAAATCTTCAGATAACCACATTTTGATTGGGAATCGCAGCTCTTCTTCGTAGTAACCTCCTACCTCGAAACCGCTCATCGTTGCCTCAACAGAAGCGTTCAAGGCAGGCAAATCAACATCATAATAATTTAATTTAACTAAATCCGGAACAATATCAATTACCTTGGCCTTTCTCAAAGCCATAATCGGATCTAATTCTACCTCTTCAGCTCCCCTTATACTTTCCAATGTATTCTTCAAAGTCTCTTGCAATTCAAATAATACATTCAGGTCCTTTCCTAAAATCCTAACGCTGATATCTGCCCGACTCCCCTCCATTAATTCGTTAAATCGCGCCTCTAATGGTTGGCTCAATGTTAACTCCGACTCTGGAAATTTTTCAGATACAGTTGTGTGTATTTTATCTAAAAAGGCTTCCCATTTCTCAGTCACCAAGAGATCGGACAGTGATTCTTTTTTCAGAATGATAAAGGTATCTGCGTTAAACGGCCCCATTGGGTCGTTAGCTACAGAACTCGTTCCTACCCTTGAAAAAACACCTTGAACTTCGGGAAGAGTTAAGAGCAGTTTCTCAACCTCTTTTTGTTCCCTAATACTTTCCTCGATGCTCACATTGCCTTCTCGAACAATAACAAGCATCAAGTCCCCTTCAGTAAGTTTTGGCAAAAATACAGTCCCTAAACGAGTGTATAAAAATCCTGAAAGAAGAAAGAAAAACAGTGATGAGAGAGCAATCATCTTAGGTCTTTCGAGCATCTTTGGTAAAAAATTTCTATACCACGTCACGAACTTACTTTCTTTCTCTGCATGAACATTCTTACTGTTTGGCGTCATAAAGAAATACAGCAACGGAGGAAGAAAGAATATAGCAAGAATCAAGCTAAACCCTAAAGCTAACAGGACTGTCTCTGCCATTGGTCGAAACATCTTGCCTGGAATACCGTCCAAACTCAAAATAGGAAGATACACCAACATAATAACAATAATCCCAAAAGTCACAGGTTTCAAAACCTCAATCGAGGATTGAAAAATTATCTGCCTCTTCTCTGCGTTATTAGAATAGGATTGCTTTTCGAATCTAGACAATACGCTTTCTGCAATTACAATTGAGGCATCTACTAAAAGACCGAA
This window harbors:
- a CDS encoding heavy metal translocating P-type ATPase; this encodes MNKEIENEEKLKNLKVFLPVTLSFLLLILGIILENYFSNTFFHGWVRFSFYFLAYIPVGFPVIKEALESLKDGEIFTEFLLMSIATMGAFYLEEYPEGVAVMLFYSIGEVFQNLSVERAKLNIKNLLDQRPDTVLIMNGNEYFEKKAFEVLIGEIIQLKPGEKLALDGELLSESASFNTAALTGESKPDTKRQGDTVLAGMINLNSVIEIKITTAYQDSKLSKILTLMEAAATQKAPTEKFIRKFAKIYTPIVVLLAVGICFIPYFYLDTYVFNDWFYRALIFLVISCPCALVISIPLGYFGGIGAASKSGILVKGSNYLDAMASIRNVVMDKTGTLTEGIFEIQEVSIRPGFDKKKVLDYINLIESKSTHPVATAVHNYVGEINRDLSVGNIEEVPGLGMKALINGREILVGNFKLLDKFQISYNVDPASFINTTIAFSIDNKFAGYLIIADKIKEDARITIEELHRLNIRTMILSGDKSSVVRFVAENIGVRDYFGDLLPENKVEKVKELKSKFESVAFVGDGVNDAPVAAVSDVGIAMGGIGSDATIEISNIVIQDDKPTKIPTVVRIGKETQKVVWQNIILTFAIKVIVLVLGAGGLATMWEAVFADVGVSFLAILNAMRIQRMKFINLE
- a CDS encoding efflux RND transporter permease subunit, whose translation is MLSKLLNTVLNNSILSIGIVLFLFIYSFFNLKQVPIDAVPDITNVQVIVTTNTGPLDPERVEKLVTFPLETELMGLPNLIDIRSVSKFGLSNLTLIFKEGTDIYLARSLVLERLSSAKNKLPDDVSPEVAPNSTGLGEIFFYSVQAKPGSELEKMTDEKRLLYLRTIQDYVVRPQLKSMVPGIVEVDSNGGYEKEIHIDLVPSKMARWGLTIDKLIETLSTLGENFSGGIISRGKEIAIVRINGIKNHLQEIEKIPVQRMASGGAIRVSDIAEVKEHGKFRLGGATAGGKEIILGTALMLRGENSERVNDELNQAVQKLTLPQDVEVSVLLERSFLINATINTVLRNLGEGAILVIITLFFILRNWRAAVIVASIIPGSMLLASLGMKYFGISANLMSLGAIDFGLLVDASIVIAESVLSRFEKQSYSNNAEKRQIIFQSSIEVLKPVTFGIIVIMLVYLPILSLDGIPGKMFRPMAETVLLALGFSLILAIFFLPPLLYFFMTPNSKNVHAEKESKFVTWYRNFLPKMLERPKMIALSSLFFFLLSGFLYTRLGTVFLPKLTEGDLMLVIVREGNVSIEESIREQKEVEKLLLTLPEVQGVFSRVGTSSVANDPMGPFNADTFIILKKESLSDLLVTEKWEAFLDKIHTTVSEKFPESELTLSQPLEARFNELMEGSRADISVRILGKDLNVLFELQETLKNTLESIRGAEEVELDPIMALRKAKVIDIVPDLVKLNYYDVDLPALNASVEATMSGFEVGGYYEEELRFPIKMWLSEDFRNREAEIANINIGTQDGGMLPIRLMSSIEKTEKVMTISRNQARRFVAVSVNLRGRDLESFYQEAKDKVNSLQIPPGYSVFWGGQIKNLESAKTKLLVIIPSTLFMIFVVLYMGLGSFRQAILVFFCVPFALTGGIWFLFFRGMVLSVSAYVGFIALSGIAVLNGLVKLDTIHRLRDNPKVTVEQAVTEGATSRIRPVIMTALVASFGFLPMAFGSGLGSEVQKPLATVVIGGIVSSTILTLIILPVFYYWLEKE